In Magnolia sinica isolate HGM2019 chromosome 12, MsV1, whole genome shotgun sequence, a single genomic region encodes these proteins:
- the LOC131220048 gene encoding putative receptor-like protein kinase At3g47110 — protein sequence MDHSNHRNISSRMELRIICPRTFWSLILLAFLLPCTKCIGIGSPALGNETDRLALIAFKDLIYDDPSGILSSWNDSFHFCKWEGVTCGRRHPQRVTALNLMSSGLVGPISPHIANLTFLRSINLSGNSFHDEIPREFGRLFRLRVLDLSDNGLQGGIPDDLSNCSEIRPILLDKNKLVGRIPVKLSSLSKLERLYLGRNNLVGNIPSQLGNLSSLVSLSLRDNSFEGSIPNELGRLVKLQFLQISANNLSGLIPPSVYNLSSIIGISMVTNRLHGNLPANLGLTLPNLQKLLLSTNAFTGQIPFSLPNASGFSMVDFSYNKFSGPVPENLGRLKDLRILNLANNNVGGGEGEDDLSFLTSLINCSHLEVLELSSNQLRGVLPATIFNLSTHMIELGLGGNPISGSIPTDISNLFKLNKLWISETFIMGTIPNGVGKLQNLEGLYLYSNRLSGRIPSAIGNITGLAILSLYENRLQGRIPLSLGNCRLETLSLRRNELNGTIPKEVFSIPSLVEVEIGENPLVGSLPLEVGNLQRLRYLHAAYNKLTGEIPSTVRNCLSMEFLILSNNLFQGAIPLGLNNLKGIKLLDLSHNNLSGHIPVTLEKFPVLEYLDLSSNNLNGPVPTEGVFKNSTKFSVLRNKELCGGVPQLRLPACPEKAPKKHGMSISLRVIISMVSVVLGLILSSFLFATLFRVRRKANERPLPAFSLEGQFLNVSYADLFKATGGFSLDNLIGVGSYGSVYKGVLDHDQTCVAVKVFNLQQRGASRSFMVECEALRNIRHRNLVKIITACSSIDFEGNEFKALVFEYMPNGSLEKWLHPSVHGKQELWSLNLIQRLDIAIDVASALEYLHHHCHMQVIHRDLKPSNVLLDPALIAPKK from the coding sequence atggaccattccaatcATCGGAACATCTCAAGTAGAATGGAGCTTcgaattatatgtccaagaacattTTGGTCATTAATCCTCCTTGCCTTCCTTCTCCCATGTACGAAGTGCATAGGAATCGGTTCCCCCGCCTTAGGAAACGAGACAGATCGACTCGCCTTGATCGCATTCAAGGATCTGATATACGACGATCCTTCCGGCATCTTAAGCTCATGGAACGATTCCTTCCATTTCTGCAAGTGGGAAGGAGTCACATGCGGTCGCCGGCATCCTCAAAGGGTCACCGCCCTGAATCTTATGTCCAGcggattggtggggcccatctcaccTCACATAGCAAACCTCACCTTCCTCAGGAGTATCAATCTCTCGGGCAACAGCTTCCATGACGAAATCCCACGTGAATTCGGCCGGCTCTTCCGGCTACGGGTTCTTGATCTGAGTGATAATGGGCTGCAAGGAGGAATCCCTGACGACCTGTCCAATTGCTCAGAAATCAGACCGATCCTTTTGGATAAAAACAAGCTCGTTGGAAGAATTCCCGTCAAGCTTAGCTCTCTGTCAAAGCTCGAGCGGTTGTATCTTGGCCGTAACAATCTCGTTGGCAACATTCCATCACAACTCGGGAATCTCTCGTCTCTTGTTTCTCTCTCACTACGTGATAACAGTTTCGAAGGAAGCATTCCAAATGAGTTAGGACGGTTAGTGAAGTTACAATTCCTTCAGATCTCTGCAAATAATCTGTCCGGTCTGATTCCACCATCAGTTTACAACCTCTCATCCATCATCGGTATCTCCATGGTAACTAACAGACTTCATGGGAACCTTCCAGCCAATCTAGGTCTCACCCTTCCTAATCTCCAAAAACTTCTCCTCAGTACAAATGCATTTACGGGACAGATACCATTTTCATTACCCAATGCTTCAGGATTTTCTATGGTTGATTTTTCATATAATAAATTTAGTGGACCTGTGCCTGAGAATTTGGGAAGACTGAAGGATCTCCGTATCCTAAATTTAGCTAATAATAACGTTGGAGGTGGAGAAGGAGAAGATGACTTGTCTTTCCTCACTTCTTTGATCAATTGTAGCCATTTGGAAGTACTAGAGCTCAGTTCTAATCAACTGAGAGGAGTACTGCCGGCCACCATCTTCAATCTCTCTACCCACATGATTGAACTAGGGTTAGGAGGAAACCCGATATCTGGAAGCATCCCAACAGATATTAGCAACCTCTTCAAATTAAATAAGTTATGGATATCTGAGACCTTTATCATGGGAACCATTCCTAATGGTGTTGGGAAGCTTCAAAATTTGGAGGGCTTGTATTTATACAGTAACAGACTATCAGGACGAATCCCATCCGCCATCGGCAACATTACTGGATTGGCTATACTCTCTTTATACGAAAATCGCTTGCAGGGAAGAATCCCTTTGAGTCTTGGAAACTGTCGTCTTGAAACATTATCTCTCCGTAGAAATGAGCTTAATGGTACCattcccaaagaagtttttagtaTTCCTTCACTGGTCGAAGTTGAGATAGGCGAGAATCCATTGGTTGGATCTCTACCGTTGGAAGTTGGTAACTTGCAACGACTTCGATATTTGCATGCTGCTTACAACAAATTGACGGGTGAAATTCCTAGCACAGTGCGGAATTGTCTGAGCATGGAATTCCTTATTTTGAGCAATAACTTGTTTCAAGGAGCCATTCCTCTGGGTTTGAACAACTTAAAAGGCATTAAATTGCTAGATCTTTCTCATAATAACCTGTCTGGGCATATTCCAGTAACTCTGGAGAAATTTCCTGTTCTGGAGTACTTGGATTTGTCATCCAATAATCTCAATGGCCCAGTCCCAACTGAAGGGGTTTTCAAAAATTCAACCAAATTTTCAGTCCTTAGAAACAAGGAGCTTTGTGGAGGTGTCCCACAGTTACGGCTGCCAGCATGCCCAGAGAAAGCTCCTAAGAAACATGGAATGTCGATCTCTCTAAGGGTAATAATCTCCATGGTCAGTGTAGTTTTGGGTTTGATTCTTTCATCATTTCTCTTTGCTACACTTTTTCGGGTGAGAAGAAAGGCAAACGAGAGGCCCTTGCCTGCCTTTTCCTTAGAGGGCCAATTTTTAAATGTTTCTTATGCGGATCTCTTTAAAGCGACTGGTGGGTTCTCTTTGGATAATTTGATTGGTGTGGGAAGTTATGGTTCTGTATACAAAGGAGTTCTAGATCACGATCAAACATGTGTTGCAGTCAAAGTTTTCAATCTACAACAACGTGGTGCTTCCAGGAGTTTCATGGTCGAATGTGAAGCCTTGAGAAATATCCGGCATCGGAATCTAGTTAAAATCATAACTGCTTGCTCAAGCATTGATTTTGAAGGCAATGAATTCAAAGCTCTAGTATTTGAGTACATGCCTAATGGGAGTCTAGAAAAGTGGTTGCATCCAAGTGTACATGGGAAGCAAGAGTTGTGGAGCTTGAACCTTATTCAAAGGCTAGATATAGCCATTGATGTTGCTTCTGCATTGGAGTATCTTCATCACCATTGCCACATGCAGGTCATTCATCGTGATCTAAAACCAAGCAATGTTCTACTGGATCCCGCTCTAATAGCTCCGAAGAAATAA